One Lepisosteus oculatus isolate fLepOcu1 chromosome 12, fLepOcu1.hap2, whole genome shotgun sequence genomic window, acactgcacacacactgcatacaCACTGCATACACACTgcatacacacactgtacacgcacacactgcacacacacactgcatacacacacactgcatacacacacactgcacacacacactgcatacacacactgcatacacacactgcatacacacacactgtacacgcATACTGCTCACACACTGCACTCTGCCTGTCACCACTCCACACACAGACAGTTGCTCTTCACCGAAATTAATTTACAGCTTTTCCATCTTCACCAGGTGTGAGATTTATTACCTCATGTTGTCATATCAGACCTTCTCAATGGGGCAGAAGTCCATTCTGCGTTGTGCGGTCAATAGCCTGTAGGCTACATCTCGGATTCCAGATCACAGCATGGACTACATCTCAGTCTACAGGCTACAACCTTGAACACACAGACTACAGATTACAGCCCAGACCAAAGTGTAGAGTTTAGACTGCAGGTTACAGCTCAGACTACAGATTACAGCCCAGACCAAAGTGTAGAGTTTAGACTGCAGGTTACAGCTCAGACTATGGTGTACAGTTTAGACTACAGATTACAGATTACAGCCCAAACAACAGTTTACAGATCAGATTACAGTTTACAGTCCAGACTACAATGTACAGCTCAGATTACAGATAACAGCTCAGAATATAGTTCACAGCCCAGACTATAGATAACGGATCAGAATATGCTCTCTGTCCCCTTTACAAAACTACAGCTCAGATTTGCTGTGGGTTGCCGCGGATGTTGGAGGATCATTCTGCTCCTGTAGAAAAATCATACAGATTATTGTAAAGATAAAAACATGCACAGAGATAAAGAGGtcaaatgaatattaattagctctcaAGGTTTCACAAAATTGGAAATCAGAAGCATCAAAGGACACTTGACATGAGCATGAGAGATTGAGAGCCAGGTGTGGGTGACTGATGTGGGACCGACAGTGACCGGAGGGGGAGAAGAGGTCTAACAGACCAGCTGTTAGAGGAAGGAGGAGAGACGGAGAGAGGTCAGGGAGTGTAGCAGGcaaacagagggagagaggatcATTACTGAGCAACACTGAGCTGTCTGAGGAgtacagagagaggagaagagacagagagaggagaagagactgagagcaggagagggagaaaGGACTTGAAGAATTCAGACAGCAGGAGAGTTAATTACATTCAGTGTCTCTAACAAGAATGAAAAGAAGTTTAATTGGTGTCATCCTAATTGAGATCATGTGACGTGCTGACAGGTGGCTGACCTGCAGATCCCCTCTCAGGTACGAGTAACAGAACTCCTGCACGTGCTCAGTGGTGACTTCCTGTGCCTGCATGAGCCACTTCCTGTCTGTCTGGGTGTCATACAGGCCCACTGCAGGGAGGTCATGTGACTTCAGCCCAAAGTACTCCAGTGAGCGCCTGTTGGAACTGACAGCTCCATCTATCAGCACGAAGAGTAActgcaacacagcacagcaacaCCAAGATAATTACAGTCCAGTACAACACAGCAACAATAACAccctgcagtacagtacagtacagctacactataacacactgcagcacagcgcAGCAACAATAacacactgcagtacagtacagctacAGCTACACTATAacacactgcagtacagtacagctacactataacacactgcagcacagcgcAGCAACAATAacacactgcagtacagtacagctacagctacactataatacactgcagtacagtacagctacactgtaacacactgcagtacagtacagctacACTATaacactgcagtacagtatagtacaacTACACTATAACACACTGCAGTACACCACAGCTACACTATAacacactgcagtacagtacagtacagctacACTAtagcacactgcagcacagtacagtacagctacACTATAacacactgcagtacagtacagctacACTATaacactgcagtacagtatagtacaacTACACTACAACACACTGCAGTACACCACAGCTACACTATAacacactgcagtacagtacagtacagctacACTATAGCACACTGCAGTACAGCACAGCTACACTATAACACACTGCAGTACAGCACAGCTACACTATAACACACTGCCGTACAGTACAGCTACAGCTACACTataacacactgcagcacagtacagtacagctacACTATAAaacactgcagtacagtacagctacACTATAACAcaatgcagtacagtacagtacagctacACTATAacacactgcagtacagtatagtacaacTACACTataacacactgcagcacagcacacACAGTGCTGCTGGGAGCCAGTGTACATCTAGATCGTGGGCCAGCTGCTGGCCGGGCCAGTCGGGATTGATGCTGTCCAGCTCGGCTCAAACCCAGTGAGCTGGGCAGACACGCTGAGCGCAGCACAGCGCCAGGGCGGCGCGGTCCGGCAGGAAGGGCTGACCTGTCCTCTGTACTGCGGTGCCAGCGCCCTCAGGAGCTCCCTCAGCTGGGCAAACCCGGCACTGCGCTTGTCCGCCAGGAGCAGCAGGTGAGCTCTGACCGGGGAGCTGAACAGGCCCACTGCTGTCTGCAGGACAGGCCAGAGTCAGTCCGCTGGTGTGAGACCTGGAGctcaggcagagagagagagagacacagacaggcaggcagagagagagagagactgacaggcagacagacagagagacagacaggtgtgttcTGCTGtaccagagacagacagacaaacagacagacaggtgtacTCTGCTGtaccagagacagacaggtgtgctcTGCTGTACCAGAAACAgccagacagacaggtgtgctcTGCTGtaccagagacagacaggtgtgctcTGCTGtaccagagacagacagacagacagacagacagacaggtgtgctcTGCTGTACCAGAAAcagccagacagacagacagacaggtgtgctcTGCTGTACcatagacagacagacagacagacagacagacagacaggtgtgctcTGCTGtaccagagacagacagacgggtGTGTTCTGCTGTACCAGAAACAgccagacagacaggtgtgctcTGCTGtaccagagacagacagacagacagacagacaggtgtgctcTGCTGtaccagagacagacagacgggtGTGTTCTGCTGtaccagagacagacagacagacagacagacagacagacagacagacaggtgtacTCTGCTGtaccagagacagacagacaggtgtgctcTGCTGTACCATGTCATTGTACTCAGTGAGGTAGTAGAGCTCGTTGGTGCGGATGAACCTGGTCAGACCATCAGAGTCGATCTTCATTCTTTCCTGGAGCTGCAGGTTCTCCTGATGACTGTCTGTCTGCGGGGAAACACTCTGTTTACTGTGTTTGTACACTGCAGGACACAGAGGTGCAGACCTGTTGTTACAGACTGAGTGTCTGTTCagaagtgatgatgatgatgaagggtgTCAGTGTGGGGCTCTGGGTGACTctatcctctctccagcgccagtgtccagtctctgtctgtaaccccactgtccccctgacacaggacacagaggtgCAGACGTGTTGTTACAGACTGAGGGTCTGTTCaggagtgatgatgatgatgaagggtgTCAGTGTGGGGCTCTGGGTGACTCTATCCTCTCTCCAGCTCCAGTGTCCAGTCTCTGTCTGTAACCCCACTGTCCCcctgacacaggacacagaggtgCAGACGTGTTGTTACAGACTGAGGGTCTGTTCaggagtgatgatgatgatgatgatgaagggttATTGGGCTCTGGGATGTTACTAGACTGACTGCAGGTGAGAGACAGGTGTGTGACGGGTGTGACTGGGGTGTAACAGGTGTGAGACAGTTGTGTGACGGGGTGTGACAGGTGAGACAGGTGTGTCCCTGCGGTTACCTGTCTGAAGATGGACACGGTGTCTCCTGTGATGTTGTAGAGCTGCCAGACCTCTGGCTCACTGCAGAGGGCGAAGGGCAGGGTCTGCAGTCTCGACGCTACTGACAGAAACTCCTGGAATCCCTGGCCCCCGTCCTCCTGAGGCAGAGAGGAACCGTGAGGCGCCCTGACAGCTCACCCCACTGGGCTGACCAGTGAGTCAGTCAGGGTCCCCACAGCAAAACCAATACAATTCCCATAAAcacatctacagacatttacacatgaacatatggagcattactgagagacaggctcactgttcctcaggctgggacaggagatcacacactgtattattattattgagagacaggctcactgttcctcaggcagtgacaggagatcacacactgtattattattattgagagaagctcactgtctgttcctcaggctgggacaggagatcacacactgtattattattattgagagacaggctcactgtctgttcctcaggctgggacaggagatcacacactgtattattattattgagagacaggctcactgtctgttcctcaggctgggacaggagatcacacactgaattattattattgagagacaggctcactgttcctcaggctgggacaggagatcacacactgtattattattattgagagacaggctcactgtctgttcctcaggctgggacaggagatcacacactgtattattattattgagagacaggctcactgtctgttcctcaggctgggacaggagatcacacactgtattattattattgagagacaggctcactgtctgttcctcaggctgggacaggagatcacacactgtattattattattgagaggcaggctcactgtctgttactcaggctgggacaggagatcacacactgtattattattattgagagacaggctcacagtctgttcctcaggctgggacaggagatcacgcactgtattattattattgagagacgggctcactgtctgttcctcaggctgggacaggagaccacatactgggctgccagttcatcTCCTCCCTCttccagtaggattgggacctgttgtgattctggcaggtgtgggaattctgggattagttTTGTTAAtttggggaagaatgtttctctaatcccagaatatTTGACACAGTGCAGtgggaagtgcacctctgtctctgtctctcccagtctctctctcacccagtctctctctcacccagtctctctttctctctctctcccagtctctctctctccctgtctctctctctctccctgtctctctctctccctgtctctctctctctccctgtctctctcatcccagtctctctctctcccaatctccctgtctctctctctccctgtctctctctctcccagtctctctctctcccagtcttgtTTACTGTGGTTTGAAGAGCGAAGGGATGCTGGTGCCAGAGCCCACAAGCCTCTACACGCCCTCACTTCCTGTGCCGCCCGCTCGCCCCCCCGCAGGAAGTCTGGCCAAGGCTCGGCATTCTGGGACCGACACCCATTCCGTAACCACCGCAACAGACACTTCCTGTGTCCCGCTGGGCCACCGCGGTCAGGAGGAAAACAAACATCCAGAGGAGCTATAAATACGCCTGGGCGCAGTCTGGTGAACTCGGGGCGACCTGCAGCAGGAGCTCGGGGCGCCCCCACCCCCACTCCTCTCGCTCACCTTGAAGAACCCGACGACCACGACCTCCGCCGACGCCACGAGCTCCTGCGCTGCACCGACGTCCCGCAGCCTGACGGGGGCGCcgtctggagagagagagagcagcagTGGTCAGTGTTGCCTGGGTCAGTGGCTCAGGTGGACAGTGAGAGCAGCAGTGGTCAGTGTTGCCTGGGTCAGTGGCTCAGGTGGACAGTGAGAGCAGCAGTGGTCAGTCTTACCTGGGTCAGTGGCTCAGGTGGACAGTGAGAGCAGCAGCAGTGGTCAGTGTTACCTGGGTCAGTGGCTCAGGAGGACAGTGAGAGCAGCAGCAGTGGTCAGTCTTACCTGGGTCAGTGGCTCAGATGGACAGTGGGAGCAGCAGTGGTCAGTCTTACCTGGGTCAGTGGCTCAGGTGGACAGTGGGAGCAGCAGTGGTCAGTGTTACCTGGGTCAGTGGCTCAGGTGGACAGTGGGAGCAGCAGTGGTCAGTCTTACCTGGGTCAGTGGCTCAGGAGGACAGTGAGAGCAGCAGTGGTCAGTCTTACCTGGGTCAGTGGCTCAGGTGGACAGTGAGAGCAGCAGTGGTCAGTCTTACCTGGGTCAGTGGCTCAGGTGGACAGTGTTACCTGGGTCAGTGGCTATGGTGGACAGTGAGAGCAGCAGTGGTCAGTGTTACCTGGGTCAGTGGCTCAGGAGGACAGTGAGAGCAGCAGCAGTGGTCAGTGTTACCTGGGTCAGTGGCTCAGGAGGACAGTGAGAGCAGCAGCAGTGGTCAGTGTTACCTGGGTCAGTGGCTCAGGTGGACAGTGGGAGCAGCAGTGGTCAGTGTTACCTGGGCCAGTGGCTCAGGAGGACAGTGAGAGCAGCAGTGGTCAGTCTTACCTGGGTCAGTGGCTCAGGTGGACAGTGGGAGCAGCAGTGGTCAGTGTTACCTGGGCCAGTGGCTCAGGTGGACAGTGAGAGCAGCAGTGGTCAGTGTTACCTCGGTTAGTGGCTCAGGAGGACAGTGAGAGCAGCAGCAGTGGTCAGTGTTACCTGGGTCAGTGGCTCAGGTGGACAGTGGGAGCAGCAGTGGTCAGTGTTGCCTGGGTCAGTGGCTCAGGTGGACAGTGGGAGCAGCAGTGGTCAGTGTTACCTGGGCCAGTGGCTCAGGAGGACAGTGAGAGCAGCAGTGGTCAGTCTTACCTGGGTCAGTGGCTCAGGTGGACAGTGGGAGCAGCAGTGGTCAGTGTTACCTGGGCCAGTGGCTCAGTTGGACAGTGAGAGCAGCAGTGGTCAGTGTTACCTCGGTTAGTGGCTCAGGAGGACAGTGAGAGCAGCAGTGGTCAGTGTTACCTGGGTCAGTGGCTCAGGAGGACAGTGAGAGCAGCAGCAGTGGTCAGTGTTGCCTGGGTCAGTGGCTCAGGTGGACAGTGGGAGCAGCAGTGGTCAGTCTTACCTGGGTCAGTGGCTCAGGAGGATAGTGAGAGCAGCAGTGGTCAGTGTTACCTGGGTCAGTGGCTCAGGTGGACAGTGAGAGCAGCAGTGGTCAGTGTTACCTGGGTCAGTGGCTCAGGTGGACAGTGGGAGCAGCAGTGGTCAGTCTTACCTGGGTCAGTGGCTCAGGTGGACAGTGAGAGCAGCAGTGGTCAGTGTTGCCTGGGTCAGTGGCTCAGGAGGACAGTGGGAGCAGCAGTGGTCAGTGTTACCTGGGTCAGTGGCTCAGGTGGACAGTGGGAGCAGCAGTGGTCAGTGTTACCTGGGTCAGTGGCTCAGGAGGACAGTGGGAGCAGCAGTGGTCAGTCTTACCTGGGTCAGTGGCTCAGGAGGACAGTGAGAGCAGCAGCAGTGGTCAGTGTTACCTGGGTCAGTGGCTCAGGTGGACAGTGAGAGCAGCAGTGGTCAGTGTTACCTGGGTCAGTGGCTCAGGTGGACAGTGGGAGCAGCAGTGGTCAGTGTTGCCTGGGTCAGTGGCTCAGGAGGACAGTGAGAGCAGCAGTGGTCAGTGTTACCTGGGTCAGTGGCTCAGGAGGACAGTGAGAGCAGCAGTGGTCAGTGTTACCTGGGTCAGTGGCTCAGGTGGACAGTGAGAGCAGCAGTGGTCAGTGTTGCCTGGGTCAGTGGCTCAGGTGGACAGTGGGAGCAGCAGTGGTCAGTCTTACCTGGGTCAGTGGCTCATGTGGACAGTGAGAGCAGCAGCAGTGGTCAGTGTTACCTGGGTCAGTGGCTCAAGGGGACAGTGAGAGCAGCAGTGGTCAGTCTTACCTGGGTCAGTGGCTCAGGTGGACAGTGAAAGCAGCAGTGGTCAGTCTTACCTGGGTCAGTGGCTCAGGTGGACAGTGAAAGCAGCAGTGGTCAGTCTTACCTGGGTCAGTGGCCGAGGTGGACAGTGAGAGCAGCAGTGGTCAGTCTTACCTGGGTCAGTGGCTCAGGTGGACAGTGAGAGCAGCAGTGGTCAGTGTTACCTGGGTCAGTGGCTCAGGTGGACAGTGAGAGCAGCAGTGGTCAGTGTTACCTGGGTCAGTGGCTCAGGTGGACAGTGAGAGCAGCAGTGGTCAGTCTTACCTGGGTCAGTGGCCGAGGTGGACAgtgagagcagcagcagcaaaggCAGTGGGAGGCTCAGCATGGCTGGGGCGGTCAGGACGATCGGCCAGGCGGTCAGGCAGGCGGTCAGGACGATCAGGCAGGCGGTCAGGCAGGCGGTCAGGCAGGTGGTCAGGCAGGTGGTCAGGCAGGTGGTCAGGCAGATCGGCCAGGCGGTCAGGCAGGTGGTCAGGCAGGCGGTCAGGCAGGCGGTCAGGACGATCGGCCAGGCGGTCAGGCAGGCGGTCAGGACGATCAGGCAGGCGGTCAGGCAGGCGGTCAGGCAGGTGGTCAGGACGATCAGGCAGGCGGTCAGGCAGGTGGTCAGGCAGGCGGTCAGGCAGGTGGTCAGGCAGGCGGTCAGGCAGATCGGCCAGGCGGTCAGGCAGGTGGTCAGGCAGGCGGTCAGGCAGGTGGTCAGGCAGGCGGTCAGGCAGGCGGTAAGGACGATCGGGCAGGCGGTCAGGCAGGTGGTCAGGCAGGCGGTCAGGCAGGTGGTCAGGCAGGCGGTAAGGACGATCAGGCAGGTGGTCAGGCAGGCGGTAAGGACGATCAGGCAGGTGGTCAGAGTGATCAAGCAGACAGGAGTCTCTGCTTGCTCTCAGCCTCCAAGTGTCGGTGTCTAGCGAGTGGCGCTCAGATGCTGATCTTTAAACCCCCAGCGGCGCCGGCAGGCCTGTCAGCTGACCGGTCAGGGTGGCCTGACTGGCTGGCCGCTCTCAGCGCTGCTGGGAAGAGCACAGGTGCTGCTGAGAGCCGCAGGTGCACGTGGACCAATCAGCTGCAGGCGTGTGGGAGCTGGGGCCTCTGGGGGCGGGGCCTCTGGGGTCATCTGGGGGCGGGGCCTCGGGCTACCGGTTCTCTTCCTTCACCCTGGAAAAAGTTTCCTTCCTGTGACCGACCGACAGACCAGAGGAACTCAAAaagtctctggacagccaggtctgcctgtgtccagtgtctctggccaccctgtggtcactgagcctgtcctctctggacagccaggtctgcgtgtgtccagtgtctctggccaggctgtggtcactgagcctgtcctctctggacagccaggtctgcgtgtgtccagtgtctgtgtccagtttctatttgCTGGCTTTagtctctggacagtcaggtcagagcacatactgcacacacacacactcagagcacatactgcacactgcacacaaactgtacacactgcacacacacagagaacacACAGCAGACACTAGCCTGTCTCAGGGCTGCTCTGTGAACTCTTCTCATGGAAATGCCTGAGAGTCAGATTAGTTCAGTCCAGATGTAAAACAAGCCATATCAGCGCCCTGCTCCCACTGAGCCACATTGACCAGAGAAGAGCGCAGATCACAGAGACAGGGACGGTTTCCAGCTGGAAATCCTCTCTAATGCCTCCCTCTGCTGGTCGGGCCTGGGAATGACACCCTTTGTCCTCCAAAGCCAGAATTGGTCATTCCTGAGTTTCGCCACAAGGGGGCGGTGTTCGTCTGGCTGTGCTCACCCACCAGTCAGCACGTGTGGAGGATTCACGGGGGAGCTGAGCTCACGGCAGGCTTGGCCTCGCCTGGCTGCACAACCCTCTTGCAGTCACTCAGGCCCCTCCATCCGGACTGAGCTACAGCAGAGCCAAGCACAGAGGTCAGGACTGAGCTGGGACCCTGACCCGGGGCCTGCGCGGGGCTTTCTGAGTCAGACCCCCGCGGACACACGCGGACACACGCACAGCGCAGTGGCTGAATCCcctcacgcacacacacacacgccgaTTAGGAGCTGTAAATACAGAAGCCCACAGCGCGGCTCCCCTGCCCCACGCTAACTGCGGCTCATCCCATTAGCAGCTCGTTAAGACCCTGAGCAGATTAAGGTGCAGAATCGAgactcctgctcctgcctccctcctcctctcctctcctcctctcctctcagcAGATTAAAGTGCAGAATCGAgactcctgctcctgcctccctcctcctctcctctcccccctggACACATGCAGCGGACAGGCGAGCTCTGTCCTGCCCTGATCCTCCTCGCCGGGCTGAGCTCGTCCCCTGAGGACCCCAGGCGGAGCGCTGTGATTGGGAGGGCGGGGGGTGCGTGGGCGGGGGGATAAGGGCTATTTAAAGGGGGCGTGGGACAGGCTCGGGGATCACAGCGACCCACACAGAGGGACGTCCATCAGAAGCAGCCGAGCCGCCCGGAGGACCTCAGCAGCACAGCGCAGAGCCAGTCAGGTGAGGAGTCTGAGAGCTCCCCTCGTCTGCCCTCCCTGTCCCTCACCCCGAGCCTGTAGAACTGGGACACCCCACTCGCCTCGAGACTGTAGATCTGGAGTCACCTAGCCCATCCCGAGACTGTAGATCTGGGGTAATCCTGTTCACCCCGAGACTGTAGATCTGCGATCACCCTGCTCACCCTGAGACTGTAGATCTGGGGTCACCCTGCTCGACCCGAGCCTGTGGACCTGAGACCCGTAGGGTGACCCTGCTGGCCCCGAGACTGTAGGTCTGGGGTCACCCCCGCTGGCCCCGAGACTGTGGGTGCCCACACCCCTCTCTCTGGCCTGGGCTGTATGACCAGAGTGAGATGGTTGCTCTGCTCTGGGCTGCAGCTGGACAGAgcagctcagtggacatccgAGGGGACAGAGCGGCGCTCTGCGTCCAGCCTGCAGGGGGAGTCCTCTGCTCGCCCCACTGAACTGTACCATCAGCCCACAGGACGACACAGGACGCCCACACCAGCCCCCCCACCCCTGGCCATCCCCCCTGGGACGACTCGTCCCCTTACATCACCCTCCCGGAGATCAGCTCTTAATGCCTTAACGAGCTTAACGAGGATGAGGGGGGAAGACAGCTACTGCGAATTAGGAGGGGAGCCGGGGATGGAAATAGGGatcaggggggagagagaggatcagaaagagagagggggttCAGTGGGAGACAGAGGCAGACTTCATGCACAACGATGTGTTATAAAGAGAGACATAAACAGAGTTTCACCAGCAgcctgctgtttgttttttaaagggattGGCTCATTCCCGAATTGCTGATTCCCAGGCTAATTGCAGCAGGAAGAGGCTCTATCTGTGTCAGAGCCGGGAAGGAGAATGTGAGCCACTCATCCGCTAATCCCAGATCAGA contains:
- the LOC102694498 gene encoding endoplasmic reticulum resident protein 27 produces the protein MLSLPLPLLLLLSLSTSATDPDGAPVRLRDVGAAQELVASAEVVVVGFFKEDGGQGFQEFLSVASRLQTLPFALCSEPEVWQLYNITGDTVSIFRQTDSHQENLQLQERMKIDSDGLTRFIRTNELYYLTEYNDMTAVGLFSSPVRAHLLLLADKRSAGFAQLRELLRALAPQYRGQLLFVLIDGAVSSNRRSLEYFGLKSHDLPAVGLYDTQTDRKWLMQAQEVTTEHVQEFCYSYLRGDLQEQNDPPTSAATHSKSEL